The following are encoded together in the Kribbella voronezhensis genome:
- a CDS encoding helix-turn-helix domain-containing protein — MTETTPTPRVHKLDERLDSETVAKIVAEYEAGGSSESIGALFCLSKRSVIKILREAGIKVRYPRMTEAELRRATMLYNSGSSLVGVGNRLGREHSTVYKALKRARVRMRDTHGR; from the coding sequence GTGACCGAAACCACGCCGACCCCACGAGTCCACAAGCTGGACGAGCGGCTCGACAGCGAGACGGTGGCCAAGATCGTCGCCGAGTACGAGGCGGGCGGATCATCGGAGTCAATCGGCGCGCTCTTCTGCTTGAGCAAGAGAAGTGTCATCAAGATCCTCCGTGAAGCAGGAATCAAGGTTCGATACCCGCGGATGACCGAAGCAGAGCTCAGACGAGCGACGATGCTCTACAACAGCGGATCGTCTCTTGTGGGGGTCGGCAACCGACTGGGACGCGAGCACTCGACCGTCTACAAGGCGCTGAAGCGGGCACGCGTGAGAATGCGAGACACCCACGGCCGATAG
- a CDS encoding UvrD-helicase domain-containing protein, whose product MNKVVLAVAGSRKTQSIVDACAKAPEGRRILTITFTLAGQLELESRLRAACPAGEVPEVMGWYSFLLRHWIRPFLPLVYPGRRLRGLNFDGKPPNGWYTKGEQRHLDGDGRAYKLYLSKLATEASKASKGMAISRLQRIYDEIYIDEVQDLTGCDLYMLEEIMQSRIDLTMVGDIRQSVLETNSQDPNLKQYRGLKKLDWFAKHEKSGLLDVEKSVQTWRSNQQIAAFSDTIFPATLNFPATESMANEATTHDGVFVLEPDHVTAYVERYDPLCLRESRRTAANVDLPFRNFGVVKGITTERVLIYPTKPIAKFLKSGDPLAPKTSCGFYVAVTRARHSVAFVLDDASSYQLPAWSPR is encoded by the coding sequence ATGAATAAGGTGGTCTTGGCGGTTGCGGGGTCGCGGAAGACCCAGTCAATTGTAGATGCCTGCGCGAAGGCTCCCGAGGGGCGTCGCATCTTGACGATCACCTTCACACTTGCTGGTCAACTAGAGTTGGAGAGCCGCCTCCGAGCTGCATGTCCTGCCGGGGAAGTCCCGGAGGTCATGGGGTGGTACTCCTTCCTGCTTCGGCACTGGATCCGCCCATTTCTGCCACTCGTCTATCCTGGCCGGCGGCTACGAGGGCTCAACTTCGACGGCAAGCCGCCCAATGGATGGTATACCAAGGGCGAACAGCGGCATCTCGACGGAGACGGTCGCGCCTACAAGCTGTATCTTTCTAAACTTGCTACCGAAGCGTCGAAAGCAAGCAAGGGTATGGCGATTAGCCGTCTGCAGCGGATTTATGACGAGATCTACATCGATGAGGTTCAAGACTTGACCGGCTGCGATCTCTATATGTTAGAGGAAATCATGCAGTCACGAATTGACCTCACGATGGTCGGGGACATTCGACAATCGGTCCTTGAGACTAACTCCCAGGACCCGAACCTCAAGCAGTATCGCGGCCTCAAGAAGCTTGACTGGTTCGCCAAGCACGAGAAATCTGGTTTGCTCGATGTGGAGAAGTCTGTCCAGACGTGGCGCTCCAATCAGCAGATAGCGGCGTTCTCAGACACCATATTCCCGGCGACTCTCAACTTCCCTGCGACAGAGTCGATGGCGAATGAAGCGACGACTCACGATGGCGTGTTCGTGCTCGAACCCGATCATGTCACTGCCTATGTCGAGCGGTACGATCCGCTCTGTCTCCGCGAGAGTAGGAGGACCGCGGCCAACGTAGACCTTCCGTTTAGGAACTTCGGCGTTGTTAAGGGGATCACTACTGAACGAGTGCTGATATACCCCACGAAGCCCATCGCAAAATTCCTGAAGTCTGGCGATCCCCTGGCTCCGAAGACATCATGCGGTTTCTACGTTGCTGTGACTCGCGCTCGTCATAGTGTCGCTTTTGTTCTTGATGACGCTAGCTCGTATCAGCTTCCCGCGTGGTCGCCTAGATAG
- a CDS encoding helix-turn-helix domain-containing protein: MSSAEIREAARLYGTGLSLAEVGKRMGRGYSTIHKALHRAGVRLRDTHGRP, encoded by the coding sequence ATGAGTTCGGCGGAGATTAGGGAAGCAGCGAGACTGTACGGCACTGGCCTGTCACTAGCGGAGGTTGGTAAGCGAATGGGGCGCGGCTACTCCACGATCCACAAGGCACTTCACCGGGCTGGAGTGCGGCTGCGAGATACACATGGACGGCCCTAG